A stretch of DNA from Streptomyces sp. NBC_01197:
CCGTGGCCGAGGCCGCCGACGTCCAGATGCGGGACGTCCTGGATCCAGTCGCTGCTGTCCCGCATCGCCCACACCCGGGCGTCCGTGTCCAGCTGGGCGGCGTTCTCCACGCGCATCCCGGGGCTTCCCGCGACCGCGATGTCGCTGACCCGTGACGGGAGGTCGCGGGCGGCGACGCCGCAGAGCACCGAGCCGTAGCTGTGGCAGAACAGCGCGACGGGTGCCTTGCCCGGCAGCGCGTCGACGAGCGCGTGCAGCCGGAGCGAACCCTCGGCGGCGAGCCTGCCGATCGCGGCGTCCACGCCGATACCGACGGGCGAGGTGTAGTCGGCCCAGGCGATGACGGCGGTGCGCGACTTGGGGGCCGCGGAGCGCTCGGCGCTGTACAGGGACGTCGCCATGCCGACCGGCGCGGTGTAGTAGGCCCGCTGGGTCTTCTGGAAGGTCAGCAGATTGGTGTCGACTCCGGGCACCACGATGGAGATGTGCCGGGCCTGCTGCAGATCGCCCATCACCTGCGCGACCCGGCCGGTGCCGGTCGGGTCGAAGGCGAGGATCTGCAGGCCGGGCCGCGCCAGCGCGTTGTAGCGGTCGTAGGTCTGGCGCGCGTCCAGGTGGCCGAGCTTGTTCAGCGTGGGGTCGGTCAGCCGTTCGCGTTCCTGCCCGGCGGCCTGTTCCAGCGCGCGCCGGTTGGCCTGATAACGCAGGGTCACCGGGGCGCCGTTGAGATTGCCGACCACCAGTGGATAGTCATCGGCGAGCCGGTCACGCTCGGCTGCGGTGAGCTCGGCGAAGAAACGCGCCAGCCGGTGCGGCGACGCGTTGGGCGAGGGGAGATGGTGACCAGCGATGGAGCCTCTGCCCCAGGCGGCCAGCGCGGTTTGGCGGGGTCCGGCGGTTCTCTGGTGGTGCACGGCGGTCCAGCCGGTGGTGGCCAGCATGACGAACACCACCGCGAGCGCGAGCAGAGTGCGCCAGACGGTGAGAGTGGGGGAGGAGTCGAAGGAAGTCACTGCCCGCCACCCTAGGAGACGGGGGAGCGTGCTTACGAAGACCGTGAGGGACATCACGTTTCGTAGCGGGAATGTATCCGAATGACTACATTCCGTGTGCGTCTGTCGTACGCCAGTTCCCTGCCAGCGCAGGCCCGATCAGGTCGAGGTGGGCCAGGGTGACCGCCCGCATGGAGGCGATGCTCAGGTCCTGGCCCTTGCCCCAGATCCGGCCGGTGGTCCGCATCACGCCGTCGAACGCGGCGACGGCCACGCGTGGCCGCGGATCGGTGTCCACGTCGAGCCCCTCGCGTGCGGCGATCAGCTGGGCGATCCGGTCCTCCAGCTCGGCCGAGCGGCGCAGATGGATCGCGAGCAGGGCCGGGGAGGACTCGATGATCTGACAGGTCCGCATGTACAGGTCGACGGGGACCAGGTCCTCGATGGTCAGACTGATGCCGTCCCAGGAGGCGAGCACCGCGTTGCGCATCGCCTCGAACGGGGTCTCCTCCGGCGGGCGGGCCTCCAGCGCGGTGAAGAACTGCGACTCCACCAGATCGTGCACCGCGAACGCGGCCTCCTCCTTGCTGGCGAAGTACCGGAAGAAGGTGCGCTGGGAGACCTCGACGGCGTCGGCGATCTCGTCGATGGTCGTCTGCTCGTACCCCTTCGTCGTGAAGAGTTCGAGTGCGACGCGCAGCAGGGCCTCGCGGGTGCGCTGTTTCTTGCGCTCCCGCAGTCCGGTCGGCGCGTCCGGCGTCGACGGCTCGGTCTGCTCCATCGTCACGTTCTGGTCCTCTTTCGGCGTGGGGGATGTGGCGTGGGGACGTGTGGAGCGCGGTGTGTGATCCGGCTCCGGCTCCGAACTGCTTCCGGTTTCGGGTGCTTTGTCGTCCCCAGGTTACCTGTGAGCTACGTGACAGCTACCGACTTG
This window harbors:
- a CDS encoding TetR/AcrR family transcriptional regulator, encoding MEQTEPSTPDAPTGLRERKKQRTREALLRVALELFTTKGYEQTTIDEIADAVEVSQRTFFRYFASKEEAAFAVHDLVESQFFTALEARPPEETPFEAMRNAVLASWDGISLTIEDLVPVDLYMRTCQIIESSPALLAIHLRRSAELEDRIAQLIAAREGLDVDTDPRPRVAVAAFDGVMRTTGRIWGKGQDLSIASMRAVTLAHLDLIGPALAGNWRTTDAHGM
- a CDS encoding alpha/beta hydrolase produces the protein MTSFDSSPTLTVWRTLLALAVVFVMLATTGWTAVHHQRTAGPRQTALAAWGRGSIAGHHLPSPNASPHRLARFFAELTAAERDRLADDYPLVVGNLNGAPVTLRYQANRRALEQAAGQERERLTDPTLNKLGHLDARQTYDRYNALARPGLQILAFDPTGTGRVAQVMGDLQQARHISIVVPGVDTNLLTFQKTQRAYYTAPVGMATSLYSAERSAAPKSRTAVIAWADYTSPVGIGVDAAIGRLAAEGSLRLHALVDALPGKAPVALFCHSYGSVLCGVAARDLPSRVSDIAVAGSPGMRVENAAQLDTDARVWAMRDSSDWIQDVPHLDVGGLGHGADPVSPKFGARVVSAGAAQGHTGYFTPGTESLHNFAAVGTGEFDSVTCANGGNACHS